The Drosophila mauritiana strain mau12 chromosome 2R, ASM438214v1, whole genome shotgun sequence genome has a segment encoding these proteins:
- the LOC117136635 gene encoding transcription factor grauzone, with protein MICRLCLNNVNDTDTIRIFEDVGLSLNVANVLAKYFWFEPKSDDPISTVICLTCWNQVNDFHQFYVAVESAHRLLTERFSLKSGQDQGKVEHGEDSEQQEEEQDEDQELGLPGSEGGSFTNEQFLTEVIAQQEQQTDSNPPKEQFIKEDPATENDLETVDTLPTEERRETRSSAKSKAHHSLPPSTPPEKSKPVANKSRAKRTPCKAEGTPQKSKRYADYKQCMLDIDAKISAHMRLTCDVCHEGQETFLLLCKHMLQEHHRKGYAICCNKKFYKRSFLTDHIDRHADPEKFKCTQCDKRFADKQCLRNHELLKHHPEEEKTFMCEQCHKRYTKQYLLDQHRVIHKERNVVCDLCERRFPNQSLLCTHVKMAHGNYGTMCDICAQVIRGRAAFQRHQLEHAGVTEPKVQCDICGSWHKNKHSLKKHVRRHNGTAATCDVCGKVSPNRSAMLSHQRYVHLTDRKHECSVCGKSFKKAITLREHMTMHTGEVLYKCPHCPKTFNSNANQHTHRRKCHPKEFEEARKARTEQRKAIDEETPSVLTISTGEDGESHSILLTNTEEDIKGDTIEFTLCLSADTTD; from the exons ATGATTTGCCGTTTGTGCCTGAACAACGTTAACGATACAGATACGATTCGGATATTCGAGGACGTGGGACTCTCCCTAAATGTGGCTAATGTGTTGGCCAAATACTTTTGGTTTGAG CCAAAAAGCGATGATCCCATATCAACGGTAATCTGTTTGACCTGCTGGAACCAGGTGAACGATTTTCATCAATTCTATGTGGCCGTGGAGAGTGCACATCGTTTGCTCACCGAAAGGTTCTCCTTGAAATCTGGCCAAGATCAGGGGAAAGTTGAGCATGGTGAGGACtcggagcagcaggaggaggagcaggatgaGGACCAGGAGCTGGGATTACCTGGAAGCGAGGGTGGTTCCTTTACCAACGAGCAGTTCCTCACCGAAGTTATTgcgcagcaggagcagcaaacGGATTCCAACCCACCAAAGGAGCAATTTATCAAAGAAGACCCAGCAACAGAAAACGATTTAGAAACCGTAGACACCTTACCCACAGAAGAGCGTAGAGAAACTCGTTCGTCCGCCAAAAGTAAAGCACATCATTCGTTGCCTCCCTCTACACCTCCTGAAAAATCGAAACCTGTGGCGAATAAATCCAGAGCGAAACGAACCCCGTGCAAAGCAGAAGGAACCCCACAGAAAAGCAAACGCTATGCGGACTACAAACAGTGCATGCTGGATATCGATGCCAAGATCTCTGCCCACATGCGACTCACCTGCGACGTTTGTCACGAGGGGCAGGAGACCTTCCTTCTGCTCTGCAAGCACATGCTGCAGGAGCACCATCGCAAGGGCTATGCCATTTGTTGCAATAAGAAGTTCTACAAGCGCTCCTTTCTCACCGACCATATTGATCGACACGCCGATCCGGAGAAGTTTAA ATGCACCCAGTGCGACAAGCGATTTGCAGACAAACAGTGCCTGAGGAACCATGAGCTGCTAAAGCACCATCCGGAGGAGGAGAAGACCTTTATGTGCGAGCAGTGCCACAAAAGGTACACTAAGCAGTATCTGTTGGATCAGCATCGCGTTATCCACAAGGAGCGCAATGTGGTCTGCGATCTTTGTGAGAGGAG ATTTCCCAACCAATCCCTTCTGTGCACGCACGTCAAGATGGCGCATGGCAACTATGGCACCATGTGCGACATCTGCGCCCAGGTTATACGTGGACGAGCTGCCTTCCAGCGACATCAGCTGGAGCACGCTGGTGTCACGGAGCCCAAGGTTCAGTGCGACATCTGCGGATCCTGGCATAAGAACAAGCACAGTCTCAAGAAGCATGTGCGGCGACATAATGGCACTGCTGCCACTTGCGATGTGTGTGGAAAGGTTTCGCCCAATAGGAGCGCCATGCTCAGTCACCAGCGCTATGTGCATCTCACGGACAGGAAGCACGAATGCAGTGTGTGCGGTAAATCCTTCAAGAAGGCCATCACACTGAGGGAACACATGACCATGCATACGGGCGAGGTGCTTTACAAGTGTCCTCACTGCCCGAAGACCTTTAACTCCAATGCGAATCAGCACACGCATCGTAGGAAGTGTCATCCCAAGGAGTTCGAGGAAGCAAGGAAGGCACGCACCGAGCAACGAAAAGCCATCGACGAGGAGACACCCAGCGTGTTGACCATCTCAACGGGCGAGGATGGGGAATCCCACAGCATTCTGCTGACGAATACCGAAGAGGATATTAAGGGTGATACCATCGAGTTCACTCTGTGTCTCAGTGCCGATACCACAGATTGA